From a single Tachypleus tridentatus isolate NWPU-2018 chromosome 6, ASM421037v1, whole genome shotgun sequence genomic region:
- the LOC143251555 gene encoding uncharacterized protein LOC143251555, translating into MAVLVSDHASLQAMLNIVDEYCSINGLSLNISKSVRMLITGSNKTFTVNYFLLWSVKDETLATIGPEQSYQYLRANVCPWTGVYSEPVKPTIENWINNISNTPLKPHQRSKCYKKIVCEKPSRVSPRKPDFRSLSLNRDLEHIILTGEIWKRKTGGLALQGHGVELFKDLKSANYWLPKHVGMKAYQWVKCLALRANVYSTKEALSRCNLTKNNESAKCRGCIAT; encoded by the exons CCAGCCTCCAGGCAATGTTAAATATAGTGGATGAATACTGTTCGATTAACGGCCTCAGTCTGAACATCTCTAAGAGTGTCAGAATGCTGATTACGGGGTCTAATAAGACCTTCACTGTTAATTACTTCCTTCTATGGTCAGTCAAGGATGAAACACTTGCAACGATCGGACCCGAACAGTCGTACCAATATCTTAGAGCAAATGTTTGCCCATGGACAGGGGTTTACAGTGAACCTGTAAAACCGACCATTGAAAATTGGATAAACAATATTTCCAACACTCCCCTCAAACCACACCAGAGGTCGAAATGTTAT AAGAAGATAGTTTGTGAGAAGCCATCGAGGGTATCGCCACGAAAGCCAGACTTCCGATCCCTTAGCCTGAACAGAGATCTGGAACATATCATTCTAACTGGAGAGATATGGAAAAGAAAAACTGGAGGGCTAGCCCTGCAAGGGCATGGTGTAGAGCTTTTCAAAGACTTAAAATCTGCCAACTACTGGTTACCTAAACATGTTGGTATGAAAGCTTACCAATGGGTGAAGTGTCTGGCTCTAAGGGCAAATGTATATTCTACAAAGGAGGCCCTCAGCAGATGCAACCTCACTAAGAACAACGAATCTGCCAAATGTAGAGGCTGTATAGCCACGTGA